The genomic DNA CGGCATCAGAGATTCGATGCGGCTTCGCGAACAGCTTTTGGCGTACTCCTCGCCCATGAGGACAAACAGTCCACCGCCCCGGTCGGTGAGATAAGAAACGAATTTATCATAATGTTGCGACAATCGCCCCAGATTGGGATCAATCAGGATAACGGCATCATAGCTGTTGAGTTTTTCCGTCGTGTTGGGGAATCTATCCCCCAGTCTGTCCCCTCCGGCGGCATCAATAACCGAGACAACCTCGATATCTTCCCGGCCCCGCAGATAACGATTCAGAAAAGCGTATTCCTGATTCAGGGACGAACTGTACAGAAGGACATTAACTTTGCTTTTGAGAACTCGTACGGCAAATTTCCGGCGATTATTGAGCCGATTTTGCTCACCGGAATCGCCTGTAATCTCAAGATCAAGGATCATTTTCCCCGGCGCCGCCGGAGTAAACGTCAGCGACTTTTCGGCGGTCTTGCCGGAACCGGGCGGCGGTGCCGAAGCCTGAACGAGGGTTTGATTACCTTGCAATAGTCGTACCTGAAGCGATCCGGAAACCTGTCCCTGCTGCGAAATGATGGCTTGAATTTCAGTCTGGCGACCGGCATAGATTACGTTATTGTATTGCACCTCGTTGAGCGCGATATCGTTTTTCTCAATTGAATCGCCGACCGCAACGGTATAAATGGGACGATCAAAACCCCGCGCCAAATCGGCCAGATTTTCTCCATCTGTCCCACGGCCGTCTGAAAACAAGAAGATATAATCATGCCGGTCGAGTGTGGTTGATTTTCGTAGTTGATTGAGAGCCGTCCCGAAATCGGTTTTCCCGCCGTTAAGATTAATTCCGGTCCTGGTGACATCAAGAGATTCAGCAAATGAATAATATTCCAAATCGAGGCTGTCAAATAGAATGACAAGTTCATTGCGAGTCAGAATTTCATCGACTAATTCCCGTTTTGTCTTATCGGAATTGATATTAACCGGTTGATCCATCGAATTGGAACAGTCAATAATGACGGCAGCCCTCTTATTCTTTTGATATCTTTCGGTTATTGTTAGAACCGGTTGTGTCAATACCAGAAACAGAGCGATTAGCGCGGTGACTCGAAGCACAATCAATATTGATTTAGATAAAAGAGAAAGCGGAGGAGTTGTTTTGCGATAATACAGGTAAGTTATAATTAAAAATATCGCACACAGTAAAATGCTTAACCAAAGATATGTCCCCAGAAAATCTATGCTATAATCGGTCATAATTATTTCTTATACGCACCAGCTGCATATCGGTTTAGAATTGATTATTAAGTGAATATAATTCTTGAAGGGAGCGGCGGCAATTAATTATCACGGGCAACGGTAAAATCAAGAATTTGTTTGAGGGTTTTGCGGTAAATATTATTTTTCATTTTATCGCATGAATTACCGGCTCGCTGGGAAAACTTATGCGCGGCACGGTAGGCATAATCAATACCGCCCCGCTCGGTGACAAACCGGAGAATTTTATTTATTCCGCGCTTGTTAATTCCGTTGTTGAGTGATTTTGTTATTTCACGGCAGGTCTTTGCTGATGAGTTGGACAGCGCATATATCAAAGGAAGAGTTACCTTGCCTTGAATTAAGTCACTTCCGACCGATTTCCCGGTTTTCCGGGTATCACCGACATAATCGAGCAAATCATCGGCGATTTGAAACGCGATTCCAATATTTTCGCCAAAACTGTAAAACCGTTTTCTTTCTTTGCCGTCGGCCCTCTTCAAAATCGGACCGGCTTCACAAGCCGTCGCGAATAAAGAAGCGGTTTTATCTGAAATGATTTTCAAATAATCTTTTTCGCTCAACTCGTAGTTGGCCACTTCCTCAACCTGTCGAAGTTCTCCATAGCTGACTCGTTCGGTGGCATAACTTATAGATTGTATTAATTCCTGCGATTTTGTTTCGACCAGTATTCGAAAGGCTCTTGAAAAAAGGAAATCACCCATCAAAACCGAGATTAGATTCGTCCAGCGATGATTAACCGAATCCTGTCCCCGGCGAATGTCAGATTCATCGACGACATCGTCATGCAGCAGAGTCGCGGTATGAATTAATTCAATGGCCAGAGCGGCGTCAATCATTTTCGGGGAAGTGTACCCCCCTCCGCGGGCGGATAAGAATAGAATAACCGGACGAAGCCGTTTCCCCCGGGCGGACATGATATGTTTTATAATACCGGATATCAACCTGGAATTGGCCGAAAGAAATTTATATAGCCTTTGGTCGAAGGCTTTCAAATCCCGAACAACGGGTTGAACCATCTCCTGTAAATTGGCATTGGTCATATCATCCTCAGTCGGGCATAATAATACGCGTCCATAATAAAGTCAAACCGATTCGATAAGTTTTGACATCGGTTTATTTATTCTTATTACGATTAAAAGGCCTCAACTTTTGGCCTGGTTCCAAAGTTTTTCCATTTCCTCTAAATTTGTCTCCGAGAACTTTCTCCCCTGAGACTTAAGAGTTTTCTCAATAAATCCAAATCGTTCGATAAATCTATCGACAGTGCGCCTCAGAGCGTATTCGGGGTCAATTTTCAATTTGCGTGACAAATTAACCAACGCGAAGATTAAATCGCCCAGCTCATGGGTCATGCGTTCTTTATCGTTTTCATTAAATTCTTTTTCAAATTCGGCGGATTCTTCTTTAAGCTTATCAAAAATATCTTTGGCATTGTCCCAATCGAAACCGACTCCGGCCGCTTTTTCGCCGACCCGATAAGCCAGCAGAAGCCCCGGCATTGACCGAGGAATTCCGGAGAGAACCGATTCTTTTTCATTACTGTCAACTTTGATCTTTTCCCATTGATCGCGAACCTGATCAGGATTTAGGTCGCGTTTTTCGCCAAAAACATGAGGATGTCTGCGAAGTAACTTCACGCAAATATCCGAAGCGACATCGTCGATATTAAATCGCTTTTCCTCATCCGCGATCTGGGTGTGAAAATAGATTTGAATTAACAAATCTCCCAATTCTTCCCGGAGCCTACCCGACGATTCACTTTCGATAGCTTCGACGACTTCGTAAGTTTCCTCAATCAAATAGGGCAACAGGCTTTTATGCGTTTGCGCCTTATCCCAGTTGCAGCCGTCTTCGGCTCTCAGGCGGGACATTATCTTCCGTAACCGCTCCAGAGGCGGTAAATTATCAAAATCGTTATGCGCCAATGTTCTCTCCTTTAATGCCGATAAGCCTATACAATACGTATAATCGAACAAAAAGCCAAATCGAATTTTTATTTGCTGACTGTTCCGACAAAGTGATAATGTCCTAAATGAGCAAAATAGAAATGTCCTCATGAGAGGCTATAATGGGTTCCCAAAATTTAGGGAGGATTATGGCCGGCGAGGATATTGTCAGGATGAGTTTGAGGGAATTGGGGAGGTTGAAGGTGGTTCATATTAAGGCAAAGCTTCGAGAAAAACTAATAAAGATTAGAGAGCAAGCTGGTATTGAAAAAAACTGACAACTCTCCATTCTCTTTGTCACACGTTTGCCAGTCAGCTTGTGCTGAACGGGGTTGATTTGCCAACAGTACAGAAGCTCATGGGCCATTCTGATATCCAGACAATGATGATTTACGCCCATCTTTCTCCAGATCATCTTTCTAATACGGTGAATAAGTTGGAGTTCTGATTTGAAATGACCGTCAGGCTCATAACCCGAAGGTCAATAGGTCATATTCTTCGTTT from Candidatus Zixiibacteriota bacterium includes the following:
- a CDS encoding vWA domain-containing protein, giving the protein MTDYSIDFLGTYLWLSILLCAIFLIITYLYYRKTTPPLSLLSKSILIVLRVTALIALFLVLTQPVLTITERYQKNKRAAVIIDCSNSMDQPVNINSDKTKRELVDEILTRNELVILFDSLDLEYYSFAESLDVTRTGINLNGGKTDFGTALNQLRKSTTLDRHDYIFLFSDGRGTDGENLADLARGFDRPIYTVAVGDSIEKNDIALNEVQYNNVIYAGRQTEIQAIISQQGQVSGSLQVRLLQGNQTLVQASAPPPGSGKTAEKSLTFTPAAPGKMILDLEITGDSGEQNRLNNRRKFAVRVLKSKVNVLLYSSSLNQEYAFLNRYLRGREDIEVVSVIDAAGGDRLGDRFPNTTEKLNSYDAVILIDPNLGRLSQHYDKFVSYLTDRGGGLFVLMGEEYAKSCSRSRIESLMPLAVSEAQINYGRYLMIPDPQMILHPAAKLGDSREEIENTWANQPPFASVVIVDSVRSTGVALAYAEGEYSRDRRCGFALRRMGAGKILASAVLPFWHWSFYPFGVGGDASVYQELFSSSIRWLTIGDETDRINFEPQSEVFQDGEEVIFSGAAHDEGFRPIENASGELIIVSASGDTTRARIIQDITKVGAYRSEAGILAPGEYSFRAELMAENVRLGRFEGRFAVDDIDRETAFADVNWTNLERAAVNSGGVFAPYSDLQPIIDAVDAYPTRVTETDDIRLWDHLVLLIIIIVSLSLEWFIRKSKQLL
- the mazG gene encoding nucleoside triphosphate pyrophosphohydrolase; protein product: MAHNDFDNLPPLERLRKIMSRLRAEDGCNWDKAQTHKSLLPYLIEETYEVVEAIESESSGRLREELGDLLIQIYFHTQIADEEKRFNIDDVASDICVKLLRRHPHVFGEKRDLNPDQVRDQWEKIKVDSNEKESVLSGIPRSMPGLLLAYRVGEKAAGVGFDWDNAKDIFDKLKEESAEFEKEFNENDKERMTHELGDLIFALVNLSRKLKIDPEYALRRTVDRFIERFGFIEKTLKSQGRKFSETNLEEMEKLWNQAKS
- a CDS encoding polyprenyl synthetase family protein, giving the protein MTNANLQEMVQPVVRDLKAFDQRLYKFLSANSRLISGIIKHIMSARGKRLRPVILFLSARGGGYTSPKMIDAALAIELIHTATLLHDDVVDESDIRRGQDSVNHRWTNLISVLMGDFLFSRAFRILVETKSQELIQSISYATERVSYGELRQVEEVANYELSEKDYLKIISDKTASLFATACEAGPILKRADGKERKRFYSFGENIGIAFQIADDLLDYVGDTRKTGKSVGSDLIQGKVTLPLIYALSNSSAKTCREITKSLNNGINKRGINKILRFVTERGGIDYAYRAAHKFSQRAGNSCDKMKNNIYRKTLKQILDFTVARDN